The proteins below come from a single Papaver somniferum cultivar HN1 chromosome 11, ASM357369v1, whole genome shotgun sequence genomic window:
- the LOC113325156 gene encoding putative RING-H2 finger protein ATL21A, with protein sequence MSSLKFLLSLFFLVIFPVSVTCKPRCRYPLSCGHGEPQIQFPFRVDGHQSKVCGVSRFDLSCNSSNKTVLQLPYSEQFHVRHINYNSREIQIYDPDNCLPRRLLNLWRPSSVPYVLAGLKQDYTFLNCSSPFVDVTNISSSYAPISCMSSSSHTILATNVSNLAVLLNSSCKLIATVPAPVVRTMDGFSYKISDTLLLTWWLLPGGEQYTTRTTIIFALLIIICIGIPVLLFFACFICQWIINTLRGDQRSLFASDGIRRQSTDTFQQAIVIRTGLDDSTTQTYRRILLDEKLELPNPNDTTCSICLSEYRPTETLKIVPPCNHYFHAKCINPWLRTHTTCPVCRKFLQHSILLPAADAS encoded by the exons ATGAGTTCATTAAAATTCTTATTATCCTTGTTCTTTCTTGTCATTTTTCCTGTTTCTGTTACATGTAAACCGCGTTGTCGCTATCCTCTGTCATGTGGTCACGGGGAGCCACAAATCCAATTCCCTTTCAGAGTAGATGGCCACCAGAGTAAGGTATGTGGTGTCTCGCGCTTTGATCTTTCTTGCAATAGTTCAAATAAAACAGTGCTGCAGCTGCCATATTCTGAACAGTTTCATGTTCGACACATCAATTACAATTCACGGGAAATACAAATCTATGACCCCGATAACTGTCTCCCAAGGCGTCTTCTAAATCTATGGCGTCCGTCGTCTGTACCGTACGTGCTTGCTGGTTTGAAACAGGATTATACATTCCTTAATTGCTCATCGCCGTTTGTTGATGTCACCAACATATCTTCATCATACGCACCCATTAGTTGCATGAGTAGCTCCAGCCACACCATATTGGCAACAAATGTGTCTAATCTTGCTGTTCTGCTCAACTCAAGCTGCAAGTTAATTGCCACCGTTCCGGCTCCTGTGGTAAGGACGATGGATGGCTTCTCCTACAAAATTAGTGATACTCTTCTTCTAACATGGTGGCTGCTCCCTGGTGGGGAACAAT ATACTACACGAACAACAATCATCTTTGCCTTGCTGATCATTATCTGTATTGGAATACCAGTGTTACTATTCTTTGCATGTTTTATCTGTCAGTGGATCATCAATACTCTCCGTGGTGACCAGCGTAGTTTATTTGCCTCTGATGGAATTCGACGGCAGTCAACGGACACTTTCCAACAAGCCATCGTTATCAGAACCGGCCTAGATGATTCAACTACCCAAACCTACCGAAGAATACTTCTTGATGAGAAACTAGAACTGCCAAATCCAAATGATACTACTTGTTCAATATGTCTGTCAGAGTATCGACCTACAGAGACATTGAAGATCGTACCACCATGTAACCACTATTTCCATGCTAAGTGCATTAATCCTTGGCTTCGTACCCACACCACTTGTCCAGTTTGTCGAAAGTTTCTGCAGCACTCTATTCTCCTTCCAGCTGCTGATGCCTCTTAG
- the LOC113321084 gene encoding putative RING-H2 finger protein ATL21A isoform X1 encodes MVFIRKYSCDYSHLIETANGNLLQQQINIMGMSVLIFLFFQFLCFPYLIASIENCQDHQCSKDEPAVVFPFRLKGRQGEKCGYPGFDLSCNELNRTVLELPFSGVFIVQSIFRNSTANSTANEIKLRDPGNCLPRRLLNNLNLSGTPFFSMPSKNYSFYNCSSENVFKSTRSMANISCLSSSTHRVIATSAKNSNSLKRNCGLIGIIPVPESSLNRSYGLGNDLHLSWRTPSDCRNCETPEIIPPKIVSEGLPVWKKVLIYMGIIIPILLGFAGCTMLINKEYIFGGASLINLPANAVSPEVVHDPPQWFVVTTGLDGSTIMSYPTVVLGESRRLPSPYENTCSICLQEYQPKETLKSLSACDHFFHADCIDVWLHINSTCPLCRNSPLHQ; translated from the exons ATGGTATTTATTAGGAAATATTCTTGTGATTATTCCCATTTAATTGAGACAGCGAATGGAAATCTGTTGCAGCAACAAATTAACATAATGGGTATGTCTGTACTCATTTTTCTGTTCTTCCAATTCCTTTGTTTCCCATATTTGATTGCAAGTATAGAAAACTGTCAAGATCATCAATGTAGCAAGGATGAGCCGGCTGTCGTATTTCCTTTCAGATTAAAAGGTCGTCAAGGTGAGAAATGCGGTTATCCGGGCTTCGATCTTTCTTGCAATGAGTTGAATAGAACAGTTTTGGAGCTGCCATTTTCTGGAGTTTTCATTGTTCAAAGTATCTTCCGTAATAGTACTGCAAATAGCACTGCAAATGAAATAAAATTGCGCGATCCGGGTAACTGCCTTCCTAGACGTCTCCTGAACAATCTGAATCTTTCAGGTACTCCTTTCTTCAGTATGCCCTCTAAGAATTATTCGTTCTACAACTGCTCATCGGAAAATGTTTTCAAATCCACAAGGTCAATGGCCAATATCAGTTGCCTTAGCAGCTCCACCCACAGAGTAATTGCTACATCTGCAAAAAATTCCAATAGTTTGAAGAGAAATTGTGGGTTGATTGGTATTATACCGGTTCCGGAAAGCTCTTTGAATAGGTCTTACGGACTTGGAAATGATCTTCATCTCTCTTGGAGGACTCCATCAGATTGCAGAAATTGCGAAACCCCGGAAATTATTCCACCTAAAATCGTCTCTGAGGGTCTTCCAG TTTGGAAAAAAGTTCTTATCTACATGGGCATCATAATACCAATTCTATTAGGCTTTGCGGGTTGCACTATGTTGATCAATAAGGAATATATCTTTGGTGGTGCTAGTTTGATTAACCTTCCCGCAAACGCTGTATCACCAGAAGTCGTTCATGATCCACCACAATGGTTTGTCGTAACAACTGGTCTTGACGGTTCTACTATAATGTCATATCCTACTGTAGTTCTTGGTGAAAGCCGAAGATTACCCAGTCCATACGAGAATACGTGTTCCATATGTTTGCAAGAGTATCAACCTAAAGAGACATTGAAGAGTTTATCGGCATGTGATCATTTTTTCCATGCTGATTGTATTGATGTTTGGCTTCATATAAACTCAACATGCCCTCTCTGCAGGAATTCTCCTCTCCACCAGTAA
- the LOC113321084 gene encoding RING-H2 finger protein ATL20-like isoform X2, which yields MANISCLSSSTHRVIATSAKNSNSLKRNCGLIGIIPVPESSLNRSYGLGNDLHLSWRTPSDCRNCETPEIIPPKIVSEGLPVWKKVLIYMGIIIPILLGFAGCTMLINKEYIFGGASLINLPANAVSPEVVHDPPQWFVVTTGLDGSTIMSYPTVVLGESRRLPSPYENTCSICLQEYQPKETLKSLSACDHFFHADCIDVWLHINSTCPLCRNSPLHQ from the exons ATGGCCAATATCAGTTGCCTTAGCAGCTCCACCCACAGAGTAATTGCTACATCTGCAAAAAATTCCAATAGTTTGAAGAGAAATTGTGGGTTGATTGGTATTATACCGGTTCCGGAAAGCTCTTTGAATAGGTCTTACGGACTTGGAAATGATCTTCATCTCTCTTGGAGGACTCCATCAGATTGCAGAAATTGCGAAACCCCGGAAATTATTCCACCTAAAATCGTCTCTGAGGGTCTTCCAG TTTGGAAAAAAGTTCTTATCTACATGGGCATCATAATACCAATTCTATTAGGCTTTGCGGGTTGCACTATGTTGATCAATAAGGAATATATCTTTGGTGGTGCTAGTTTGATTAACCTTCCCGCAAACGCTGTATCACCAGAAGTCGTTCATGATCCACCACAATGGTTTGTCGTAACAACTGGTCTTGACGGTTCTACTATAATGTCATATCCTACTGTAGTTCTTGGTGAAAGCCGAAGATTACCCAGTCCATACGAGAATACGTGTTCCATATGTTTGCAAGAGTATCAACCTAAAGAGACATTGAAGAGTTTATCGGCATGTGATCATTTTTTCCATGCTGATTGTATTGATGTTTGGCTTCATATAAACTCAACATGCCCTCTCTGCAGGAATTCTCCTCTCCACCAGTAA
- the LOC113321102 gene encoding putative RING-H2 finger protein ATL21A, producing the protein MSSFNFLVSCFLVFFPVSGTCQTLAYCRYPLSCGVGEPQIRFPFALYGRQSKSCGNSGYDLSCNSSNKTVLQLPYSEPFFVKEINYASHEMKIYDPDNCLTRRLLKLRFPLLFPYKLAGSNQNYTILNCSSSSVDVTNTSSLYTPISCMSSSTNTILATDVSNPNLPFKATCEIIATVSAPVVRTVDGLSYKISDVLILKWQLLPDRSQGTKVTEAVYALLGLCFALVLILAFTCCICPWVIGLFRDHHRSLFLSDGILLQSTVTNQEVIIIRTGLDDATIKSYRRILLDEKLQLPNPNDTTCSICLSEYRPTESLKLIPPCNHYFHATCIDPWLRMHTTCPVCRKSLQRSVLLPTVGVC; encoded by the exons ATGAGTTCGTTTAATTTCTTGGTTTCCTGCTTCCTTGTCTTTTTTCCGGTTTCGGGTACATGCCAAACATTAGCATACTGTCGATATCCTCTGTCATGTGGTGTCGGGGAACCTCAAATCCGATTCCCTTTTGCTTTATATGGCCGTCAGAGTAAGTCATGCGGTAACTCGGGCTATGATCTTTCCTGCAACAGTTCAAATAAAACAGTCCTGCAGCTGCCATACTCTGAACCATTTTTTGTCAAGGAAATCAATTATGCTTCACATGAAATGAAAATCTATGACCCTGATAACTGTCTCACAAGGCGTCTCCTAAAGCTACGGTTCCCTTTGTTATTCCCGTACAAGCTTGCTGGTTCAAATCAGAATTATACCATCCTTAATTGCTCATCATCGTCTGTTGATGTCACCAACACATCTTCATTATATACACCCATTAGTTGCATGAGTAGCTCCACCAACACCATATTGGCTACAGACGTCTCTAATCCCAATCTTCCATTTAAAGCAACCTGCGAGATAATTGCAACGGTGTCAGCACCTGTCGTAAGGACAGTGGATGGCCTTTCCTACAAAATTAGTGATGTTCTTATTCTCAAATGGCAGCTGCTCCCTGATAGATCACAAG GTACCAAAGTGACAGAAGCTGTTTATGCACTTCTCGGTTTATGCTTTGCATTGGTACTAATACTAGCATTCACATGCTGTATTTGTCCGTGGGTCATCGGATTGTTCCGTGACCACCACCGCAGTTTGTTTCTATCCGATGGGATTTTACTGCAGTCAACAGTTACGAACCAAGAAGTAATCATTATCAGAACCGGCTTAGATGATGCAACTATCAAAAGCTACCGAAGAATACTTCTCGACGAGAAACTACAACTTCCCAATCCAAATGATACTACATGTTCGATATGTCTATCGGAGTATCGACCTACGGAGTCACTCAAGCTTATACCACCGTGTAACCACTATTTTCATGCTACGTGCATTGATCCTTGGCTCCGTATGCACACTACATGTCCAGTTTGCCGGAAGTCTCTGCAACGCTCAGTATTGCTTCCAACTGTTGGTGTCTGTTAG